A portion of the Streptomyces sp. NBC_01335 genome contains these proteins:
- a CDS encoding nuclear transport factor 2 family protein: MTAEMSAGTVSTAVLRKAVETYWTAADARDWEAFAATLDDDVVYEVPQTREVVRGKERCVRFNREYPGDWHVRVDRIVADLPERPAGAGEAGLGGQAAARTLFTVGEAELDGIHFFSFDTRGRITAVTDFWPEPYEPPTGREYLVERV, from the coding sequence ATGACTGCAGAGATGAGCGCGGGCACGGTCTCGACCGCTGTTCTGCGCAAGGCCGTGGAGACGTACTGGACCGCCGCGGACGCCCGTGACTGGGAGGCCTTCGCGGCCACCCTCGACGACGACGTGGTGTACGAAGTGCCGCAGACCCGCGAGGTGGTCCGGGGCAAGGAGAGATGCGTCCGGTTCAACCGGGAGTACCCGGGCGACTGGCACGTGCGCGTCGACCGGATCGTGGCCGACCTGCCCGAGCGCCCGGCCGGAGCGGGAGAGGCCGGGCTCGGTGGCCAGGCCGCCGCACGCACGCTCTTCACCGTGGGGGAAGCGGAGTTGGACGGCATCCACTTCTTCTCGTTCGACACCAGGGGCCGCATCACCGCCGTCACCGACTTCTGGCCGGAGCCGTACGAGCCGCCGACCGGGCGTGAATACCTCGTCGAGCGCGTCTGA
- a CDS encoding S9 family peptidase, translating into MSSAEAMPDWEKRFRAPRVSLPDWAEDAPDRSLFVSNATGTYEIYAWDRKTGEQRMVTDRPDGTTDAVLSPDGEWIWWFDDGRSSDDPAAPSYGDEFGVWMRQPFGGGEDVPAAPGLEPSYPAGLAIGRDGSAVVGRSTDEDGTTVHLARPGGVGDVEIYRHRESAGVGDLSYDGSLIALEHTEHGDAMHSALRVVRPDGSTVAELDDTEGGTKELGLAVMGFAPVAGDTRLLVGHQRRGRWEPMIWDPVAGTETELAIDLPGDVSAEWYPDASAILVEHGFEARSELWRHEPGGSAPVRVETPAGSVSGATARPDGTVEYLWSSAAQPPVVRSTTGAVVLDPPGLKAPGSVPVRDAWVEGPGGRVHALVQTPAAGEGPFPTVFEIHGGPTWHDSDAFASGPAAWVDHGFAVVRVNYRGSTGYGRAWTDALKHRVGLIELEDIAAVREWAVESGLADPDRLILAGGSWGGYLTLLGLGTQPDAWALGLAAVPVADYVTAYHDEMEALKAMDRTLLGGTPEEVPERFEASSPLTYVDAVRAPVYISAGVNDPRCPIRQVENYVDRLKARDAVHEVYRYDAGHGSLVVEERIKQVGLELDFALRHLPERAPGTTAATTATTVSEKQQ; encoded by the coding sequence ATGAGTAGCGCAGAAGCCATGCCCGACTGGGAGAAGCGGTTCCGTGCACCGCGCGTCTCCCTGCCCGACTGGGCGGAGGACGCCCCGGACCGCAGCCTGTTCGTGTCCAATGCGACCGGTACGTACGAGATCTACGCGTGGGACCGGAAGACCGGCGAGCAGCGCATGGTCACGGACCGGCCGGACGGCACCACGGACGCGGTGCTCTCGCCGGACGGCGAGTGGATCTGGTGGTTCGACGACGGCCGCAGCTCCGACGATCCGGCCGCGCCGTCGTACGGCGACGAGTTCGGCGTCTGGATGCGGCAGCCGTTCGGCGGCGGCGAGGACGTTCCGGCGGCGCCGGGTCTTGAGCCGTCGTATCCGGCGGGTCTCGCGATCGGGCGGGACGGCAGCGCGGTCGTCGGGCGGTCCACCGACGAGGACGGGACCACGGTCCATCTGGCGCGGCCGGGCGGCGTGGGGGACGTGGAGATCTACCGGCACCGCGAGTCGGCCGGTGTCGGTGATCTGTCGTACGACGGCAGCCTGATCGCCCTGGAGCACACGGAGCACGGCGACGCGATGCACTCGGCACTGCGGGTGGTGCGGCCGGACGGCTCGACGGTGGCCGAGCTCGACGACACCGAGGGCGGCACGAAGGAGCTGGGCCTGGCGGTGATGGGGTTCGCTCCCGTCGCCGGTGACACCCGGCTGCTCGTCGGACACCAGCGCCGGGGCCGCTGGGAGCCGATGATCTGGGACCCGGTCGCGGGCACGGAGACGGAGCTGGCGATCGATCTCCCCGGTGACGTGAGTGCCGAGTGGTATCCGGACGCCTCCGCGATCCTCGTCGAGCACGGCTTCGAGGCCCGCAGTGAGCTGTGGCGCCACGAGCCGGGCGGGTCGGCCCCGGTGCGGGTGGAGACGCCCGCGGGTTCGGTGTCGGGTGCCACGGCCCGGCCGGACGGGACGGTGGAGTACCTCTGGTCCTCGGCGGCCCAGCCGCCGGTCGTCCGCTCGACCACGGGCGCGGTGGTGCTGGACCCGCCGGGGCTGAAGGCCCCCGGCTCGGTGCCGGTGCGGGACGCGTGGGTGGAGGGGCCGGGCGGGCGGGTGCACGCGCTGGTGCAGACGCCGGCGGCGGGCGAGGGCCCGTTCCCGACGGTCTTCGAGATCCACGGCGGGCCGACGTGGCACGACAGCGACGCGTTCGCGTCCGGCCCGGCGGCCTGGGTGGACCACGGCTTCGCCGTCGTGCGGGTGAACTACCGGGGCTCGACGGGGTACGGCCGGGCCTGGACCGACGCGCTGAAGCACCGGGTCGGGCTGATCGAGCTGGAGGACATCGCGGCGGTCCGGGAGTGGGCGGTCGAGTCGGGTCTCGCCGACCCGGACCGGCTGATCCTGGCCGGTGGGTCCTGGGGCGGTTATCTGACCCTGCTCGGTCTCGGTACCCAGCCCGACGCCTGGGCGCTGGGGCTGGCGGCCGTCCCGGTCGCGGACTACGTCACGGCGTACCACGACGAGATGGAGGCCCTGAAGGCGATGGACCGGACCCTGCTGGGCGGCACTCCGGAGGAGGTACCCGAGCGGTTCGAGGCGTCGTCGCCGCTGACGTACGTCGACGCGGTGCGTGCCCCGGTCTACATCTCGGCGGGCGTCAACGATCCGCGCTGCCCCATCCGTCAGGTGGAGAACTACGTGGACCGGCTGAAGGCCCGCGACGCGGTGCACGAGGTCTACCGCTACGACGCGGGTCACGGCTCACTGGTGGTGGAGGAGCGGATCAAGCAGGTGGGTCTGGAGCTGGACTTCGCACTGCGGCATCTGCCGGAGCGCGCACCCGGAACGACCGCGGCGACCACCGCGACGACGGTCTCCGAGAAACAGCAGTAG
- a CDS encoding SURF1 family protein, with protein MYRFLLTPRWWGINLFVVLAIPFCVFMGTWQLGRFEDRVQSHEQAEKQPDPGTRQAKPLDSLLPVDTVTSGRPATATGTFADQFLVPGRELDDREGFYVLDLLRTDGGKALPVVRGWMPGEPERARENNTVPPAPTGEITVTGDLQASESATSTGVNNAGGLPDGELGIISAATLVNLVPYDVYDAWVTLPASGIGGADDSGNGMKAVPAAAVEGSGLDLKAFQNLGYTGEWFVFAAFVLFMWFRLLRREAEAARDIALGLIPDPAAPARSTPVAPEPGEPVGTPSGTPPRSG; from the coding sequence GTGTACCGGTTCCTGCTGACCCCGCGATGGTGGGGGATCAACCTCTTCGTCGTGCTGGCCATTCCGTTCTGCGTGTTCATGGGCACCTGGCAGCTCGGCCGCTTCGAGGACCGCGTGCAGTCGCACGAACAGGCCGAGAAGCAGCCGGACCCGGGCACCCGCCAAGCGAAGCCGCTGGACTCCCTGCTGCCCGTGGACACGGTCACGTCGGGGCGTCCCGCCACGGCGACGGGTACGTTCGCGGACCAGTTCCTGGTCCCGGGGCGCGAGCTGGACGACCGCGAAGGCTTCTACGTCCTGGACCTGCTGCGTACCGACGGCGGCAAGGCGCTGCCGGTCGTGCGCGGCTGGATGCCCGGCGAACCCGAGCGCGCGCGGGAGAACAACACGGTCCCCCCGGCGCCCACCGGTGAGATCACGGTGACCGGCGACCTCCAGGCGTCGGAGAGCGCCACCAGCACCGGCGTGAACAACGCCGGTGGCCTCCCCGACGGGGAGCTCGGCATCATCAGCGCGGCAACGCTGGTGAACCTCGTGCCGTACGACGTGTACGACGCCTGGGTCACGCTCCCCGCGAGCGGCATCGGCGGCGCCGACGACTCCGGCAACGGCATGAAGGCGGTTCCGGCGGCAGCGGTCGAGGGCAGCGGTCTCGACCTGAAGGCCTTCCAGAACCTGGGCTACACCGGGGAGTGGTTCGTCTTCGCCGCGTTCGTGCTCTTCATGTGGTTCCGCCTGCTGCGGCGCGAGGCCGAAGCGGCCCGGGACATCGCCCTGGGCCTGATCCCCGACCCGGCCGCCCCCGCCCGGTCAACGCCGGTCGCTCCTGAACCGGGTGAACCCGTCGGCACCCCGTCCGGGACGCCGCCGCGCAGCGGGTGA
- a CDS encoding aspartate-semialdehyde dehydrogenase, which produces MTARRPSLAVVGATGASGGVMLQILSQHADVWGEVRLIASPRSAGRKLAVRGEEKEVLPIGEDVFDGVDIAVFLVPDRVSALWAPVAASRGAVVVDGSAAFRLDRDVPLVVPEVNPHAARTRPRSIVASPDCTTLSLIVPVGALHAEFGLRELTVSTYQAVSGRGRDGVAALREELGLVAGSLAAGTELGTRPGDVRRVLGDRPAGPFPAPVALNVVPWAGSDAGDGWSSEELSIREECRKILGLPDLRTAITCVYVPVVITHSMSVHARFESEVTVDRAHEILATAPGVVLVDSPAEGDFPTPADVVGTDPTWVGRVRRSLDDPQALEMFLCGDNLRKGGALNVAQIAESLAASVGGA; this is translated from the coding sequence ATGACCGCACGCCGCCCCTCGCTCGCGGTCGTCGGTGCGACCGGGGCGAGCGGCGGCGTCATGCTCCAGATCCTTTCGCAGCACGCGGACGTCTGGGGCGAGGTGAGACTCATCGCCTCCCCGCGTTCGGCCGGCCGCAAGCTGGCCGTACGCGGCGAGGAGAAGGAAGTCCTCCCGATCGGTGAGGACGTCTTCGACGGCGTCGACATCGCCGTCTTCCTGGTGCCCGACCGGGTATCCGCACTCTGGGCGCCCGTCGCCGCCTCCCGGGGCGCCGTGGTCGTCGACGGCTCCGCCGCCTTCCGGCTCGACCGGGACGTGCCGCTGGTCGTCCCCGAGGTCAACCCGCACGCCGCCCGCACCCGACCGCGCTCCATCGTCGCCTCGCCGGACTGCACCACGCTTTCGCTGATCGTCCCGGTCGGCGCGCTGCACGCCGAATTCGGCCTCCGCGAACTGACCGTTTCCACCTACCAGGCCGTGAGCGGCCGGGGCCGCGACGGCGTCGCCGCCCTGCGTGAGGAGCTCGGCCTGGTCGCCGGCAGCCTTGCCGCCGGTACGGAGCTGGGTACCCGCCCCGGAGACGTACGCCGGGTCCTCGGGGACCGGCCCGCCGGCCCGTTCCCCGCCCCCGTCGCGCTGAACGTCGTGCCCTGGGCGGGCAGCGACGCGGGCGACGGCTGGTCCTCGGAGGAACTCAGCATCCGCGAGGAATGCCGCAAGATCCTCGGCCTGCCCGACCTGCGCACCGCCATCACCTGCGTGTACGTCCCCGTCGTCATCACGCACTCGATGTCCGTGCACGCGCGCTTCGAGAGCGAGGTCACCGTCGACCGGGCCCACGAGATCCTGGCCACCGCCCCCGGCGTCGTACTCGTCGACAGCCCCGCCGAGGGCGACTTCCCGACCCCGGCGGACGTGGTGGGCACCGACCCCACCTGGGTCGGCCGGGTCCGCCGCTCCCTGGACGACCCGCAGGCCCTGGAGATGTTTCTCTGCGGGGACAACCTGCGAAAAGGCGGGGCGCTGAATGTGGCCCAGATCGCCGAATCCCTCGCGGCCTCCGTGGGCGGGGCCTGA
- a CDS encoding SigE family RNA polymerase sigma factor, which translates to MPVIAPLSAASTTSPVRLPSQREGAEEAVAAGTTVDHLTETYRAHYRSLLGLAALLLDDTASCEDVVQEAFIRVHSARSRVREPEKTLAYLRQTVVNLSRSALRRRILGLKLLSKPMPDMASAEEGAYDQLERDALIKAMKGLQRRQREVLVLRYFADMTEAQVADTLGISLGSVKAYGSRGIAALRLVMEAQA; encoded by the coding sequence ATGCCGGTGATCGCCCCGCTGAGCGCTGCGAGCACGACGAGCCCCGTACGGCTCCCCTCGCAGCGCGAGGGTGCTGAAGAGGCGGTGGCGGCCGGAACGACGGTCGACCATCTGACCGAGACCTACCGCGCCCACTACCGTTCGCTGCTCGGCCTCGCCGCGCTCCTGCTGGACGACACCGCCTCCTGCGAGGACGTCGTGCAGGAGGCGTTCATCCGCGTGCACTCCGCCCGCAGCCGGGTGCGCGAACCCGAGAAGACCCTCGCCTACCTCCGGCAGACGGTCGTCAACCTCTCCCGCTCCGCGCTCCGCCGCCGCATCCTCGGGCTGAAGCTCCTCTCCAAGCCCATGCCGGACATGGCCAGCGCGGAGGAGGGGGCGTACGACCAGCTGGAGCGGGACGCGCTGATCAAGGCGATGAAAGGCCTCCAGCGGCGCCAGCGGGAAGTCCTCGTGCTGCGCTACTTCGCGGACATGACCGAAGCGCAGGTCGCCGACACCCTCGGTATCTCGCTGGGTTCGGTGAAGGCGTACGGTTCGCGCGGGATCGCCGCTCTGCGCCTGGTGATGGAGGCGCAGGCATGA